In Laspinema palackyanum D2c, a single window of DNA contains:
- a CDS encoding low molecular weight protein-tyrosine-phosphatase yields the protein MPYKLLFVCLGNICRSPAAENIMNHQIAGRNLQGQIICDSAGTSAYHVGSPPDRRMVAAAKQQGLSFIGEARRFHAADFQKFDLILAMDRENYADIISLDPQGEYRQKVRMMCDFCRDRPEKEVPDPYYGGPDGFKNVIDLLTDACEGLLDYVVEQQNVKVSP from the coding sequence ATGCCCTATAAACTCTTATTTGTCTGCCTCGGGAATATCTGCCGCTCACCCGCCGCAGAAAATATTATGAACCACCAAATCGCAGGCAGAAATCTTCAGGGTCAAATTATCTGTGACTCTGCCGGGACTTCGGCTTATCATGTGGGGAGTCCCCCCGATCGCCGCATGGTTGCCGCAGCCAAACAACAGGGACTCTCATTTATTGGCGAAGCACGCCGCTTTCATGCTGCCGATTTTCAGAAATTCGACCTGATTTTAGCAATGGATCGGGAAAACTACGCCGATATTATCTCCCTTGACCCCCAGGGTGAATATCGCCAAAAAGTCCGCATGATGTGTGATTTCTGTCGCGATCGCCCCGAAAAAGAAGTGCCCGACCCCTATTATGGCGGTCCCGATGGCTTTAAAAATGTCATCGATCTGCTCACCGATGCCTGTGAAGGGCTTCTGGATTATGTCGTTGAGCAGCAAAATGTCAA
- a CDS encoding YbaB/EbfC family nucleoid-associated protein yields the protein MAGKGQGGFGFGLGKMKELTEAFKKAQQVQEGAKKLQEELDELEVIGEAGGGLVKVILSGNQEPRRVEISPDALGEGAEVVSELVAVAMTDAYNKSTATMRERMEELTGGLNLPGL from the coding sequence ATGGCAGGAAAAGGACAGGGAGGATTTGGCTTCGGTCTCGGCAAAATGAAAGAGCTGACTGAAGCCTTCAAAAAAGCTCAACAAGTACAAGAAGGTGCTAAAAAGCTTCAAGAAGAATTAGATGAACTCGAAGTCATCGGAGAAGCCGGTGGTGGTTTGGTTAAAGTGATTTTAAGCGGCAACCAAGAACCCCGTCGGGTCGAAATTTCCCCCGATGCTCTGGGGGAAGGAGCCGAAGTGGTTTCCGAACTGGTTGCCGTTGCGATGACAGATGCATATAATAAATCCACCGCAACCATGCGCGAACGGATGGAAGAATTAACAGGTGGGCTCAATCTGCCCGGTCTGTAA